A window of Streptomyces gilvosporeus contains these coding sequences:
- a CDS encoding TIGR03086 family metal-binding protein has product MTDTIDFAAQAQLVRRLAEHTGEEQLDAPTPCGEYAVRHLLGHLVGLTGAFRDAARKHLGPTTSTPPTETRPEVTAGWREDLARNLEEMAAAWGEPTAWTGETQAGGVTLPGAIAGRIALNELVLHGWDLARATGQDYAPDPETLGASYDLLASWVEESGGAPGSIFAPPVHVADDASQLDRVVALSGRRPDWTPPGG; this is encoded by the coding sequence ATGACCGACACGATCGACTTCGCGGCGCAGGCCCAGCTGGTGCGGCGGCTGGCGGAACACACCGGGGAGGAGCAGCTGGACGCTCCCACACCGTGCGGCGAGTACGCCGTACGGCATCTGCTCGGCCACCTCGTCGGGCTGACCGGCGCCTTCCGGGACGCGGCGCGCAAACACCTGGGGCCGACGACCAGCACGCCGCCCACGGAGACACGCCCGGAGGTGACGGCGGGCTGGCGCGAGGATCTGGCCCGGAACCTGGAGGAGATGGCGGCGGCCTGGGGCGAACCGACGGCCTGGACGGGCGAGACCCAGGCGGGCGGGGTCACCCTGCCTGGCGCCATCGCCGGGCGGATCGCGCTCAACGAGCTGGTGCTGCACGGCTGGGACCTGGCGCGCGCCACGGGCCAGGACTATGCGCCCGACCCGGAGACGCTGGGCGCTTCGTACGACCTGCTCGCCTCCTGGGTCGAGGAGTCGGGAGGCGCCCCGGGGTCCATCTTCGCCCCGCCCGTCCACGTCGCGGACGACGCGTCGCAGCTCGACCGGGTGGTGGCCCTCAGCGGCCGCCGTCCCGACTGGACGCCGCCGGGCGGGTGA
- a CDS encoding FadD3 family acyl-CoA ligase, producing the protein MREDPDPRADLEYGSIPRLVRTAAQRHGPREAVVEGRTRLSYAELGERVERAAAACIASGVAPGDRVAVWAPNTLDWIVSALGAVTAGAVLVPVNTRFKGAETAYVLRRTRAKLLFVTGTFLGTSYVASLRRAARDGTGGGPLPGLPHLERVVVLADDAPADFTTWTDFLAAGAAVPAATVATRADGIRPDAPSDIVFTSGTTGHPKGAVITHAQTLRAYAVWSDLAGLREGDRYLIVNPFFHTFGYKAGIIACLLRGATMVPQPVFSMETALAKIAAEQISVLPGPPTLHQQILDHPARALHDLSALRLVVTGAAVVPLELVERLRSELKISTVLTAYGLSESSGLVAMCRRGDPPDVIAATSGRAIPGTEVRVVDGAGRPAAPGDPGEVLVRGYTVMSGYFEDPAGTARAVTPEGWLRTGDVGILDADGNLRITDRIKDMFIVGGFNAYPAEIEQLLGRHPDIAEIAVIGIPDPRLGEVGKAYAVRRPGSSLTADDLIAWSRREMANYKVPRDVEFVTELPRNASGKVVKRRLREGGGAAAVTGAG; encoded by the coding sequence ATGCGCGAGGACCCTGATCCGCGGGCGGACCTGGAATACGGCTCCATCCCCCGTCTGGTGCGCACGGCAGCGCAGCGCCACGGCCCCCGGGAGGCCGTGGTCGAGGGCCGCACCCGCCTCTCGTACGCCGAGCTGGGCGAGCGGGTGGAGCGGGCCGCCGCCGCCTGTATCGCCTCCGGCGTCGCCCCGGGCGACCGCGTCGCCGTCTGGGCGCCCAACACCCTGGACTGGATCGTCTCCGCACTCGGCGCCGTCACGGCCGGCGCCGTGCTCGTCCCCGTCAACACCCGCTTCAAGGGCGCCGAAACCGCCTATGTCCTGCGGCGCACCCGCGCCAAGCTCCTCTTCGTCACCGGCACCTTCCTCGGCACCTCCTACGTCGCCTCGCTGCGCCGCGCGGCCCGGGACGGCACCGGCGGCGGCCCGCTGCCCGGACTGCCGCATCTGGAGCGAGTGGTGGTCCTCGCCGACGACGCCCCCGCCGACTTCACCACCTGGACGGACTTCCTGGCCGCCGGCGCCGCCGTGCCCGCCGCGACGGTCGCCACCCGCGCGGACGGCATACGCCCGGATGCCCCCTCCGACATCGTCTTCACCTCCGGCACCACCGGCCACCCCAAGGGCGCGGTGATCACCCACGCCCAGACCCTGCGCGCCTACGCCGTCTGGAGCGACCTCGCCGGCCTCCGGGAGGGCGACCGCTATCTGATCGTCAACCCCTTCTTCCACACCTTCGGCTACAAGGCCGGCATCATCGCCTGCCTGCTGCGCGGCGCGACGATGGTTCCCCAGCCGGTCTTCAGCATGGAGACCGCGCTGGCCAAGATCGCCGCCGAGCAGATCTCCGTCCTCCCCGGCCCGCCCACCCTCCACCAGCAGATCCTCGACCACCCCGCCCGCGCCCTGCACGACCTGTCCGCGCTCCGCCTCGTCGTCACCGGAGCCGCCGTGGTCCCGCTGGAGCTGGTCGAGCGGCTGCGCAGCGAGCTGAAGATCTCCACCGTCCTGACGGCCTACGGCCTTTCGGAGAGCTCCGGCCTGGTCGCCATGTGCCGCCGCGGCGATCCGCCCGACGTCATCGCCGCGACCTCCGGCCGCGCCATACCCGGCACCGAGGTCCGCGTCGTGGACGGCGCGGGCCGCCCGGCGGCGCCCGGCGACCCCGGCGAGGTCCTGGTCCGCGGCTACACCGTCATGTCCGGCTACTTCGAGGACCCCGCCGGTACGGCCCGCGCCGTGACCCCCGAGGGCTGGCTGCGCACCGGCGATGTCGGCATCCTCGACGCCGACGGCAACCTCCGTATCACCGACCGCATCAAGGACATGTTCATCGTCGGCGGCTTCAACGCCTATCCCGCCGAAATCGAGCAACTCCTGGGCCGCCACCCGGACATCGCCGAGATCGCCGTCATCGGCATACCCGATCCCCGCCTGGGCGAGGTCGGCAAGGCGTACGCCGTCCGCCGCCCCGGCTCGTCGCTCACCGCCGATGACCTGATCGCCTGGTCCCGCCGCGAGATGGCCAACTACAAGGTGCCCAGGGACGTCGAGTTCGTCACGGAACTGCCGCGCAACGCGAGCGGGAAGGTGGTCAAGCGGCGACTGCGGGAAGGGGGCGGGGCGGCGGCCGTCACGGGGGCCGGGTGA
- a CDS encoding lipid-transfer protein, whose amino-acid sequence MGATLKDATAIAGIGQTPFAKQLPESEKALACRAIVAALDDAGIAPSEVDAFASYTMEETDEVEIAKAIGAGDVTHFSKVGYGGGGSCATVAHLAAAIATGQANVGVAWRSRKRGSGPRPWKNTQVQLPTPAQWTRPFGLLRPADEIGLLARRYMHEYGATRDHLFNVALACRNRANQNPAAIMYDRPLTREMYMTARWISEPLCLFDNCLETDGALACVVVAAERARDCRHRPVYVHSAAQGLPAQHHGMVNYWNDDPLTGPAWTAARQLWKGADLGPQDVDVAQIYDAFTPLIPLSLEGYGFCGRGEGAAFTEGGALEIGGRLPLNTGGGGLSEAYVHGFNLITEGVKQLRGTSTAQIPDAATCLVTAGEGVPTSALLLRS is encoded by the coding sequence ATGGGGGCGACCCTCAAGGACGCTACGGCGATAGCCGGCATCGGACAGACTCCTTTTGCCAAACAACTCCCGGAATCCGAAAAGGCTTTGGCGTGCCGGGCGATCGTGGCGGCGCTGGACGACGCCGGGATCGCCCCGTCGGAGGTGGACGCGTTCGCCTCGTACACCATGGAGGAGACGGACGAGGTCGAGATCGCCAAGGCCATCGGCGCCGGGGACGTCACCCACTTCTCCAAGGTCGGCTACGGCGGCGGCGGTTCATGTGCGACCGTGGCCCATCTGGCCGCGGCCATCGCCACCGGGCAGGCGAACGTCGGCGTCGCCTGGCGCTCGCGCAAACGCGGCTCCGGGCCGCGGCCCTGGAAGAACACCCAGGTCCAGCTGCCGACCCCGGCGCAGTGGACCCGCCCCTTCGGACTGCTGCGCCCCGCCGACGAGATCGGCCTGCTGGCCCGCCGCTATATGCACGAATACGGCGCCACCCGCGACCATCTCTTCAACGTCGCGCTCGCCTGCCGCAACCGGGCCAACCAGAACCCGGCCGCGATCATGTACGACCGCCCGCTGACCCGCGAGATGTATATGACCGCGCGCTGGATCAGCGAGCCGCTCTGCCTCTTCGACAACTGCCTGGAGACGGACGGGGCGCTGGCCTGCGTCGTCGTCGCGGCCGAGCGCGCCCGCGACTGCCGCCACCGGCCCGTCTACGTCCACTCCGCCGCCCAGGGCCTGCCCGCCCAGCACCACGGCATGGTCAACTACTGGAACGACGACCCCCTCACCGGCCCCGCCTGGACCGCCGCCCGCCAACTGTGGAAGGGCGCCGACCTCGGACCGCAGGACGTCGACGTGGCACAGATCTATGACGCGTTCACCCCCCTCATCCCGCTCTCCCTGGAGGGCTACGGCTTCTGCGGCCGCGGCGAGGGCGCGGCGTTCACGGAAGGCGGTGCGCTGGAGATCGGCGGCCGGCTCCCCCTCAACACCGGCGGCGGGGGCCTGTCCGAGGCGTATGTGCACGGTTTCAACCTGATCACCGAAGGCGTCAAGCAGCTGCGCGGCACCAGCACCGCGCAGATACCGGACGCCGCCACCTGCCTGGTCACCGCGGGCGAGGGAGTCCCC